In Diabrotica undecimpunctata isolate CICGRU chromosome 9, icDiaUnde3, whole genome shotgun sequence, the DNA window CAGGAAAGGCACTGAAGGATATAAATCTCACAGGTATTCGTAAGTTCTTAGTTGAAATTTTAGAACGCACTTAGTAAGTAACATCTTgtattatatagttttttttaaGATATGGATGGCATAGAAGACAAAGCGGCTGACTGCATAGAAGTAAATAATAGTGACGCTGAGGAAGATGAACAGAATGAAAATATTGCTTTGCCTAAAATAAGAGGTAATGACCGACACGTaactattttattaattataaaatcaaACAATATTTAGAACTGAAAATTTGGGTGATTTTTCAATGCGTTGATAACTAAAAGTCAAAATTCTTTACTGAACAGATTCAGTGAACAATATACTTCCCAAAATTCGTGCAGAATttgaatttattataaaacacaatTCTTTAGATTTTCCTTTTCTATTGAATCATCAAATTATTTTTCGAATCGCATATTAAACAAATAGCATCTACAGATTTGCCAGTTACGCGCAATGTTTTATCGATATTTTCCATGATAATTTTGCACAAAAATGGTTCTGCTTCATTGATGAAACATTagaattctttttttaattattaagtgATTTTAGTAACGCATACGATTTAACCGTGCCGCATAGCAATTGAGGCGTTTATTTTAGAAACAACATAAGTCCAAAATTTACGAGAACGCGATTGTGGCATCATCATGTAAAAGACACTGAACTCTATCACCCCAACGATTCGTTTCTCCCAAAAACATCACATATCCCCCGATATGTGGCACTAAAATATCGGTATTTCCGTAGAAACGACATATGTcctattcgtttttttttttaaactacataGGTCCATGTACTAATGTTGTTTTTAAAAGAAACTAGGTTGAGAGAACAGCCCACTGGTAAGTACCGAACGACTTCGGCACGCATTGCCGGCGAGTTCTCATTCTCATCGGTCTGTTCTCCCGAAGTAGAGTAGGCAGAGACTTGTCAAATTTAGTAGAAGTAGTTCAGCGCCAGCCGCTAGGGATGGGAATATCGGTTCCTGGTTTGTCGCATTACAATCGCGATCGCGACAAAATACCGCGATTTTGTAACCGACAAGAAGCGAAATTGAAAAGACCTGGAGTAGTTAACTCCTAACCGCACCAAATCGCCGATTACTGCGTCAGCACTGACGTTTTACGAAAAGGAACTGCGATCGATGACTGCGGCAATGATGTTAATATGTTATGGTTTAGGTATCAAATTACAATTACCAGTTTCCgaggattttttattatttgcaaataatttttaaacaacaCAGGGAAGgatcaaataaattttaatacaaacttAGTGTCGTAGTCGTAGTGACGGAAACTGGTGTTCAAGATGTTGGTCTATTCGACGAACAGCCATCTACTTTCAATCAAAATGAATCAGTTAGGCAGatttccaaaaaaattaaaactcaaacaacagttaacacatttttaaataagaaaattgGAGTTTCTGCcagaaaaaaaattgacaaagcACTATTAATGCTCTTTACACACGATTTTCAACcattttccatagttgaagataATGGATTTCAAAAGTTTGTATCGGCCCTTAATCCATCATATCAGTTGCCGACAAGGAAAACTGTGACAAGCACCTTATTGCCAGCTAAGTATGAAGAAGTATATAACAACACCAAAGAAATAATTAAGAATGTTAAATCCGTTACACTGACAACTGATTGTTGGACTTCTTCCACAACAGATAATTATTTGGCAGTAACTGCTCATTTTCTTAGCTCTGATTTTGGAGTGAAACATGTTTTATTGGGATGTGAATTGTTTGGTCAGAATCATACAAGTATTAACTTGGctacagctataaaaaaaattataattgaatggaatttagaaaattttaatttttatttaattttaatactaaTCTCAGATAACGcagcaaatattaaaaaagcaattAAAGAAAATCTGCGATTGAAACATTTTGGATGCTACGCACATACAGTAAACCTTGTAGCTCAAGATTCTCTAAAACGAACTTCGGGAGTTTTAGAAAAAGTTAAGACAATTATTAGTCATTTTAGAAGAAGCTCATCCGCGATGTCCACATTTTTTGAACCACAACAGCGTCTTAATATAAAACCCCCGAAGAAATTACTTCAAGACGTTGTTACACGCTGGAATTCAACCTTCCACATGGCTGAAAGGTTTACTAACCTGGAACAAGCAATTCGTACAACCATGGCCCTTATTGAACATGATTTACCCATAATTAGTGTAGAAGAATGggattttttaaaagaacttgtaATACTTAAACCTCTGGAGGATGTCACTAGGTTCATAAGTGGTGAAAATTATCTTACTGCATCATCTGTAATAATTTTGACTGCTGGAATGTTAGACTTATATAAAGAACTTCAAACTAGGGATTTTAGCAATGCATCCAAAGCTGTTGTGTCTTCCATTTTAGAAGGAATTAATTGTAGATTGGGTGATTTAGAAAACAGTCagtcattaataataaaaaccttTTTGGACCCAAGGTACAAAAATCTTGCTTTTTCTTCTGACATGATAAAAGAACAAGTAAAAAAACTAATTCAGTCATTAGTGACAGCACAtattaaaaagaaagaacaaaTAACAGAATCTGTAGACTCAAATGACACAGAGGTTAAAATGGACACAAACGATGCTGAACCTTCCATTTGGAGgagttttgataaaaaaatttctacACTTAAGCCATTACAATCGGCAAATTCGACAGCTATAATTGAAGTTCAACGTTATTTGGAAGAACCACCAATTCCAAGAAAGGAAGACCAATTAGTATGGTGGAGAAATAATGCACACAATTTTCCTCATCTTGGTGCTCTTGTAACAGAAAAGTTTATAGCGGTAGCTACATCGGTCCCGTGTGagagactttttcaaaatctggCTTAATTCTGTCAGACCGCAGAACTCGACTAAGTAGCACAAAAGTAAAGCAGTTGTTGTTCTTAAATAGTAATAAAGACTAATATAATGTTATGTATATAGTTGTATTAGAATAAGAAGTCTTgtatgtaatttaatttaattttcctgtttttactttttaaatttaatattatttcgcTACAGATTTAGTTAGGTACTTAATATTTTGTCGTGGTCGTCAACTTTAGGTGATACAATATTTGCTTTAAGTTAAATtagttagttttattttatttcatttggcAAACATAAATATTTACATGTGTACCCAGTTATTTCCTTTCCACTTCTACTCTAGtttatcataaaataaaaattatggagCCTTTCGTGGTACTGTACCATAACACAAAAATGCGTAGTGACGTCTATTTTCGGATACACCGTGTAGGTTCGTTCTATTACTCTTCGTTTTTTACTTGTTCCATGACAGGATAACTACGGTAACTGACAGCGACAAGGGCGACAGCAATACCTACAAAACACGACACATGACCGTTTAACTGTTTATCGGCTACAGTTGTAGGTTCCTCGATAACCGGTTCCTTGAAGTATTGGAAACGCGCCAGACGGTTACCCAAGAATCGCGGTTACTGAAATACCGACACATCCCTACCAGCCGCTGAACAGTACAGACGTGCGAGAAGCCGAGCGAAGACACCGCCTAGGAGCTGCAGCGACCGGGTCGAAGCCAGACTTATCAGTCTGACCGTGATTGTAAGCACGGTAAAGTGGAGACACGGCGTTTGCAGTGGCCAAGGCCAGCTAAGAGGCAAAAGCCTACGCTGCAACTAGGTTAGCCGGGgagatttgtttttttaaatcaaattttcaCGGAGGCCAAAATTGAAGCGTAGGCAAGTGAAGAAGCATACGGGCTTTTAGCCCGTCGGGATACTCCCTGTGTAACCGTTTGGGATGACACTGTGGGATACAGTTTTTTAGAAATCTATATCTGGCAGACACGGCCCCAAGGTCAGGGAGGTGAGAAACGCAATAGGATACCGCTCTAGTTCTGCCTAGAGCGTGAACAACCGTGTAAGAGGTCACTGGGTGGCACCCAGAAACTGTGCTGGCAACGGGCCAGACGGATGACAAAAAAGCCTTCTTTCAAATTAAGATATCCGTTCCCCAAAATGGATCGCTCTCGATCTCAGCCCCCAGTCCCACCCCATATGGTTACAGTGAGAGGAAACTCCACTGTAACATCTACGATGCACTACCCTCAATGAATGATGACAGCGCCAACTACGAAGTATTCAAGGATTTACCGATAGATGAAGAACCAGAAAACAACGAAGGGGAATTTAAACGCCCCAAGAATAAGAAAAAGAGGACAAAAGACAGAGTGGAGGGAAACCGCGAAGTAGAACCGATAACCACAGATGAAGATATCCCAAAAAGACAGACAAAAAAGGACCAGGCAAAGGAGTAGCGAGAACGAAAAGTCCGAGCTATTAACACTTAGGATGTTATTAAAGGAAAAAGATGCTTAAATAGCATCTTTAAGAAAGAAGATAGAAGAGCTCCAAGACACAATGGTAGCCTCTCAGAAGTCCATTATCGAACATATGGACAAAAAGTTCGATCAACTGAACCAAACAAATCCCGAAGAAAACCTGAAAACTCAGGAAAATAAAAAGTCAAAGACCACGGGAGCCATCACCAAAAATCCACAAACTGAAGctacgggaacaatcccaaaaaaatcacaaacggaagaaaaaccaacaaaaggaagaaaagaagatttCCCACCACTCACCCCCCGAAGCAACATCAGGAAGGTGAAGCAAAGGCGTCCTCCGTCTCCATCGCAGATGGACATTGAAGAAGCACCCAAGAAAACTTGGGTGAAACAACCTGTAATAAAATTACAGAGTGTTAGATACACGGGTGCAATACTAAGTATTGCACAGAAACCACAAGTAATCACAGCAAATAAGCTGTCGAGAAGTGGCAGGGAAACTCTCATCCAAGCCAAGAACCCTGAGGATTAccgaaaaatggtaaaaatcattGAAAAATTCAATGAAGAAAACCCAATACAATGGATTGCATTCTCTTTGGAAGAGGATATCAAACCAAGAATGGTTTTGAGAGGGTTATCTCCAACAACGAACACGACTGAGATGTTTGAAGCTATCAGGGACGAATATGAAATAGAAGTCGTGTCTATAAAGAACATGACGTCAAGGAAGAGCGACAAGAGACACTTACCAATGTTTGTCATGACGGTGGAGAGGGAGAACACCGAAAAGCTAAAAAGCATTACTAACCTGATGCATATGAAAATTAAAATCGAGGCAACGGGGCCCACTCAGTGCTTCAACTGCCAGGGATACCATCACGCGCAGAGAGCGTGTTTTAAAGCACCTCGCTGCGTAAAATGTGGTGAGGAACATTCCAGCAAAAGCTGCCAAATGCCTAAAGATCAAAAGGCAAAATGTGCAAACTGTCAAGGACAGCACCCAGCCAACTTCAGGTGATGCCCAAGATGCCCTACATGGGGGCGCCAACAGCAGCCCCAACAAGGACAAAAAGCAACGGCGCAAAGAAGGCCACAAATCACTCCCAGCGGCCCCTCATACGCCCAGGCAGCAAAAGCCCAAGAAAAGGAAAATACCATCCTTATCTCAAGGCAACACCAAGACGGCCTAGTTAACTCTGTGAAAGAGTTATTAACTAGAGTAGTCAACGAAGCGATAGCAGACataaagctagcactgaactagtgcaagcaaataggggatacttgaggataggctcctggaatccaggaggcataaggaccaaccagaatatactggacgaactggtcaatagatatGAAATAGATGTCGTTGCAATACAAGAAACGAAACTTACAAACAACATAAGTATAAAATTTCCAGGATACGACATATACAGAAACGACAACACAGCAAGATCGGGAActcggaggctggagtgccacagggagcggtactgtcacccctactgtactcaa includes these proteins:
- the LOC140450784 gene encoding uncharacterized protein; the protein is MDIEEAPKKTWVKQPVIKLQSVRYTGAILSIAQKPQVITANKLSRSGRETLIQAKNPEDYRKMVKIIEKFNEENPIQWIAFSLEEDIKPRMVLRGLSPTTNTTEMFEAIRDEYEIEVVSIKNMTSRKSDKRHLPMFVMTVERENTEKLKSITNLMHMKIKIEATGPTQCFNCQGYHHAQRACFKAPRCVKCGEEHSSKSCQMPKDQKAKCANCQGQHPANFR